Proteins from a genomic interval of Planococcus sp. MSAK28401:
- the gpJ gene encoding phage attachment tail tip protein J, translating to MGKGSSKGHTPREAKDNLKSTQLLSVIDAISEGPIEGPVDGLKSVLLNSTPVLDTEGNTNISGVTVVFRAGEQEQTPPEGFESSGSETVLGTEVKYDTPITRTITSANIDRLRFTFGVQALVETTSKGDRNPSEVRLLVQIQRNGGWVTEKDITIKGKTTSQYLASVVMGNLPPRPFNIRMRRMTPDSTTDQLQNKTLWSSYTEIIDVKQCYPNTALVGVQVDSEQFGSQQVSRNYHLRGRILQVPSNYNPQTRQYSGIWDGTFKPAYSNNMAWCLWDMLTHPRYGMGKRLGAADVDKWALYVIGQYCDQSVPDGFGGTEPRITCNAYLTTQRKAWDVLSDFCSAMRCMPVWNGQTLTFVQDRPSDKTWTYNRSNVVMPDDGAPFRYSFSALKDRHNAVEVNWIDPNNGWETATELVEDTQAIARYGRNVTKMDAFGCTSRGQAHRAGLWLIKTELLETQTVDFSVGAEGLRHVPGDVIEICDDDYAGISTGGRVLAVNSQTRTLTLDREITLPSSGTALISLVDGSGNPVSVEVQSVTDGVKVKVSRVPDGVAEYSVWELKLPTLRQRLFRCVSIRENDDGTYAITAVQHVPEKEAIVDNGAHFDGEQSGTVNGVTPPAVQHLTAEVTADSGEYQVLARWDTPKVVKGVSFLLRLTVTADDGSERLVSTARTTETTYRFTQLALGNYRLTVRAVNAWGQQGDPASVSFRIAAPAAPSRIELTPGYFQITATPHLAVYDPTVQFEFWFSEKQIADIRQVETSTRYLGTALYWIAASINIKPGHDYYFYIRSVNTVGKSAFVEAVGRASDDAEGYLDFFKGKITESHLGKELLEKVELTEDNASRLEEFSKEWKDASDKWNAMWAVKIEQTKDGKHYVAGIGLSMEDTEEGKLSQFLVAANRIAFIDPANGNETPMFVAQGNQIFMNDVFLKRLTAPTITSGGNPPAFSLTPDGKLTAKNADISGSVNANSGTLSNVTIAENCTINGTLRAEKIVGDIVKAASAAFPRQRESSVDWPSGTRTVTVTDDHPFDRQIVVLPLTFRGSKRTVSGRTTYSMCYLKVLMNGAVIYDGAANEAVQVFSRIVDMPAGRGNVILTFTLTSTRHSADIPPYTFASDVQVMVIKKQALGISVV from the coding sequence ATGGGTAAAGGAAGCAGTAAGGGGCATACCCCGCGCGAAGCGAAGGACAACCTGAAGTCCACGCAGTTGCTGAGTGTGATCGATGCCATCAGCGAAGGGCCGATTGAAGGTCCGGTGGATGGCTTAAAAAGCGTGCTGCTGAACAGTACGCCGGTGCTGGACACTGAGGGGAATACCAACATATCCGGTGTCACGGTGGTGTTCCGGGCTGGTGAGCAGGAGCAGACTCCGCCGGAGGGATTTGAATCCTCCGGCTCCGAGACGGTGCTGGGTACGGAAGTGAAATATGACACGCCGATCACCCGCACCATTACGTCTGCAAACATCGACCGTCTGCGCTTTACCTTCGGTGTACAGGCACTGGTGGAAACCACCTCAAAGGGTGACAGGAATCCGTCGGAAGTCCGCCTGCTGGTTCAGATACAACGTAACGGTGGCTGGGTGACGGAAAAAGACATCACCATTAAGGGCAAAACCACCTCGCAGTATCTGGCCTCGGTGGTGATGGGTAACCTGCCGCCGCGCCCGTTTAATATCCGGATGCGCAGGATGACGCCGGACAGCACCACAGACCAGCTGCAGAACAAAACGCTCTGGTCGTCATACACTGAAATCATCGATGTGAAACAGTGCTACCCGAACACGGCACTGGTCGGCGTGCAGGTGGACTCGGAGCAGTTCGGCAGCCAGCAGGTGAGCCGTAATTATCATCTGCGCGGGCGTATTCTGCAGGTGCCGTCGAACTATAACCCGCAGACGCGGCAATACAGCGGTATCTGGGACGGAACGTTTAAACCGGCATACAGCAACAACATGGCCTGGTGTCTGTGGGATATGCTGACCCATCCGCGCTACGGCATGGGGAAACGTCTTGGTGCGGCGGATGTGGATAAATGGGCGCTGTATGTCATCGGCCAGTACTGCGACCAGTCAGTGCCGGACGGCTTTGGCGGCACGGAGCCGCGCATCACCTGTAATGCGTACCTGACCACACAGCGTAAGGCGTGGGATGTGCTCAGCGATTTCTGCTCGGCGATGCGCTGTATGCCGGTATGGAACGGGCAGACGCTGACGTTCGTGCAGGACCGACCGTCGGATAAGACGTGGACCTATAACCGCAGTAATGTGGTGATGCCGGATGATGGCGCGCCGTTCCGCTACAGCTTCAGCGCCCTGAAGGACCGCCATAATGCCGTTGAGGTGAACTGGATTGACCCGAACAACGGCTGGGAGACGGCGACAGAGCTTGTTGAAGATACGCAGGCCATTGCCCGTTACGGTCGTAATGTTACGAAGATGGATGCCTTTGGCTGTACCAGCCGGGGGCAGGCACACCGCGCCGGGCTGTGGCTGATTAAAACAGAACTGCTGGAAACGCAGACCGTGGATTTCAGCGTCGGCGCAGAAGGGCTTCGCCATGTACCGGGCGATGTTATTGAAATCTGCGATGATGACTATGCCGGTATCAGCACCGGTGGTCGTGTGCTGGCGGTGAACAGCCAGACCCGGACGCTGACGCTCGACCGTGAAATCACGCTGCCATCCTCCGGTACCGCGCTGATAAGCCTGGTTGACGGAAGTGGCAATCCGGTCAGCGTGGAGGTTCAGTCCGTCACCGACGGCGTGAAGGTAAAAGTGAGCCGTGTTCCTGACGGTGTTGCTGAATACAGCGTATGGGAGCTGAAGCTGCCGACGCTGCGCCAGCGACTGTTCCGCTGCGTGAGTATCCGTGAGAACGACGACGGCACGTATGCCATCACCGCCGTGCAGCATGTGCCGGAAAAAGAGGCCATCGTGGATAACGGGGCGCACTTTGACGGCGAACAGAGTGGCACGGTGAATGGTGTCACGCCGCCAGCGGTGCAGCACCTGACCGCAGAAGTCACTGCAGACAGCGGGGAATATCAGGTGCTGGCGCGATGGGACACACCGAAGGTGGTGAAGGGCGTGAGTTTCCTGCTCCGTCTGACCGTAACAGCGGACGACGGCAGTGAGCGGCTGGTCAGCACGGCCCGGACGACGGAAACCACATACCGCTTCACGCAACTGGCGCTGGGGAACTACAGGCTGACAGTCCGGGCGGTAAATGCGTGGGGGCAGCAGGGCGATCCGGCGTCGGTATCGTTCCGGATTGCCGCACCGGCAGCACCGTCGAGGATTGAGCTGACGCCGGGCTATTTTCAGATAACCGCCACGCCGCATCTTGCCGTTTATGACCCGACGGTACAGTTTGAGTTCTGGTTCTCGGAAAAGCAGATTGCGGATATCAGACAGGTTGAAACCAGCACGCGTTATCTTGGTACGGCGCTGTACTGGATAGCCGCCAGTATCAATATCAAACCGGGCCATGATTATTACTTTTATATCCGCAGTGTGAACACCGTTGGCAAATCGGCATTCGTGGAGGCCGTCGGTCGGGCGAGCGATGATGCGGAAGGTTACCTGGATTTTTTCAAAGGCAAGATAACCGAATCCCATCTCGGCAAGGAGCTGCTGGAAAAAGTCGAGCTGACGGAGGATAACGCCAGCAGACTGGAGGAGTTTTCGAAAGAGTGGAAGGATGCCAGTGATAAGTGGAATGCCATGTGGGCTGTCAAAATTGAGCAGACCAAAGACGGCAAACATTATGTCGCGGGTATTGGCCTCAGCATGGAGGACACGGAGGAAGGCAAACTGAGCCAGTTTCTGGTTGCCGCCAATCGTATCGCATTTATTGACCCGGCAAACGGGAATGAAACGCCGATGTTTGTGGCGCAGGGCAACCAGATATTCATGAACGACGTGTTCCTGAAGCGCCTGACGGCCCCCACCATTACCAGCGGCGGCAATCCTCCGGCCTTTTCCCTGACACCGGACGGAAAGCTGACCGCTAAAAATGCGGATATCAGTGGCAGTGTGAATGCGAACTCCGGGACGCTCAGTAATGTGACGATAGCTGAAAACTGTACGATAAACGGTACGCTGAGGGCGGAAAAAATCGTCGGGGACATTGTAAAGGCGGCGAGCGCGGCTTTTCCGCGCCAGCGTGAAAGCAGTGTGGACTGGCCGTCAGGTACCCGTACTGTCACCGTGACCGATGACCATCCTTTTGATCGCCAGATAGTGGTGCTTCCGCTGACGTTTCGCGGAAGTAAGCGTACTGTCAGCGGCAGGACAACGTATTCGATGTGTTATCTGAAAGTACTGATGAACGGTGCGGTGATTTATGATGGCGCGGCGAACGAGGCGGTACAGGTGTTCTCCCGTATTGTTGACATGCCAGCGGGTCGGGGAAACGTGATCCTGACGTTCACGCTTACGTCCACACGGCATTCGGCAGATATTCCGCCGTATACGTTTGCCAGCGATGTGCAGGTTATGGTGATTAAGAAACAGGCGCTGGGCATCAGCGTGGTCTGA
- a CDS encoding phage tail protein: MKTFRWKVKPGMDVASVPSVRKVRFGDGYSQRAPAGLNANLKTYSVTLSVPREEATVLESFLEEHGGWKSFLWTPPYEWRQIKVTCAKWSSRVSMLRVEFSAEFEQVVN; encoded by the coding sequence ATGAAGACCTTCCGCTGGAAAGTGAAACCCGGTATGGATGTGGCTTCGGTCCCTTCTGTAAGAAAGGTGCGCTTTGGTGATGGCTATTCTCAGCGAGCGCCTGCCGGGCTGAATGCCAACCTGAAAACGTACAGCGTGACGCTTTCTGTCCCCCGTGAGGAGGCCACGGTACTGGAGTCGTTTCTGGAAGAGCACGGGGGCTGGAAATCCTTTCTGTGGACGCCGCCTTATGAGTGGCGGCAGATAAAGGTGACCTGCGCAAAATGGTCGTCGCGGGTCAGTATGCTGCGTGTTGAGTTCAGCGCAGAGTTTGAACAGGTGGTGAACTGA
- a CDS encoding C40 family peptidase: protein MTQTESAILAHARRCAPAESCGFVVSTPEGERYFPCVNISGEPEAYFRMSPEDWLQAEMQGEIVALVHSHPGGLPWLSEADRRLQVQSDLPWWLVCRGTIHKFRCVPHLTGRRFEHGVTDCYTLFRDAYHLAGIEMPDFHREDDWWRNGQNLYLDNLEATGLYQVPLSAAQPGDVLLCCFGSSVPNHAAIYCGDGELLHHIPEQLSKRERYTDKWQRRTHSLWRHRAWRASAFTGIYNDLVAASTFV from the coding sequence ATGACACAGACAGAATCAGCGATTCTGGCGCACGCCCGGCGATGTGCGCCAGCGGAGTCGTGCGGCTTCGTGGTAAGCACGCCGGAGGGGGAAAGATATTTCCCCTGCGTGAATATCTCCGGTGAGCCGGAGGCGTATTTCCGTATGTCGCCGGAAGACTGGCTGCAGGCAGAAATGCAGGGTGAGATTGTGGCGCTGGTCCACAGCCACCCCGGTGGTCTGCCCTGGCTGAGTGAGGCCGACCGGCGGCTGCAGGTGCAGAGTGATTTGCCGTGGTGGCTGGTCTGCCGGGGGACGATTCATAAGTTCCGCTGTGTGCCGCATCTCACCGGGCGGCGCTTTGAGCACGGTGTGACGGACTGTTACACACTGTTCCGGGATGCTTATCATCTGGCGGGGATTGAGATGCCGGACTTTCATCGTGAGGATGACTGGTGGCGTAACGGCCAGAATCTCTATCTGGATAATCTGGAGGCGACGGGGCTGTATCAGGTGCCGTTGTCAGCGGCACAGCCGGGCGATGTGCTGCTGTGCTGTTTTGGTTCATCAGTGCCGAATCACGCCGCAATTTACTGCGGCGACGGCGAGCTGCTGCACCATATTCCTGAACAACTGAGCAAACGAGAGAGGTACACCGACAAATGGCAGCGACGCACACACTCCCTCTGGCGTCACCGGGCATGGCGCGCATCTGCCTTTACGGGGATTTACAACGATTTGGTCGCCGCATCGACCTTCGTGTGA
- a CDS encoding phage minor tail protein L, with the protein MQDIRQETLNECTRAEQSASVVLWEIDLTEVGGERYFFCNEQNEKGEPVTWQGRQYQPYPIQGSGFELNGKGTSTRPTLTVSNLYGMVTGMAEDMQSLVGGTVVRRKVYARFLDAVNFVNGNSYADPEQEVISRWRIEQCSELSAVSASFVLSTPTETDGAVFPGRIMLANTCTWTYRGDECGYSGPAVADEYDQPTSDITKDKCSKCLSGCKFRNNVGNFGGFLSINKLSQ; encoded by the coding sequence ATGCAGGATATCCGGCAGGAAACACTGAATGAATGCACCCGTGCGGAGCAGTCGGCCAGCGTGGTGCTCTGGGAAATCGACCTGACAGAGGTCGGTGGAGAACGTTATTTTTTCTGTAATGAGCAGAACGAAAAAGGTGAGCCGGTCACCTGGCAGGGGCGACAGTATCAGCCGTATCCCATTCAGGGGAGCGGTTTTGAACTGAATGGCAAAGGCACCAGTACGCGCCCCACGCTGACGGTTTCTAACCTGTACGGTATGGTCACCGGGATGGCGGAAGATATGCAGAGTCTGGTCGGCGGAACGGTGGTCCGGCGTAAGGTTTACGCCCGTTTTCTGGATGCGGTGAACTTCGTCAACGGAAACAGTTACGCCGATCCGGAGCAGGAGGTGATCAGCCGCTGGCGCATTGAGCAGTGCAGCGAACTGAGCGCGGTGAGTGCCTCCTTTGTACTGTCCACGCCGACGGAAACGGATGGCGCTGTTTTTCCGGGACGTATCATGCTGGCCAACACCTGCACCTGGACCTATCGCGGTGACGAGTGCGGTTATAGCGGTCCGGCTGTCGCGGATGAATATGACCAGCCAACGTCCGATATCACGAAGGATAAATGCAGCAAATGCCTGAGCGGTTGTAAGTTCCGCAATAACGTCGGCAACTTTGGCGGCTTCCTTTCCATTAACAAACTTTCGCAGTAA
- a CDS encoding tail assembly protein produces MARICLYGDLQRFGRRIDLRVKTGAEAIRALATQLPAFRQKLSDGWYQVRIAGRDVSTSGLTAQLHETLPDGAVIHIVPRVAGAKSGGVFQIVLGAAAIAGSFFTAGATLAAWGAAIGAGGMTGILFSLGASMVLGGVAQMLAPKARTPRIQTTDNGKQNTYFSSLDNMVAQGNVLPVLYGEMRVGSRVVSQEISTADEGDGGQVVVIGR; encoded by the coding sequence ATGGCGCGCATCTGCCTTTACGGGGATTTACAACGATTTGGTCGCCGCATCGACCTTCGTGTGAAAACGGGGGCTGAAGCCATCCGGGCACTGGCCACACAGCTCCCGGCGTTTCGTCAGAAACTGAGCGACGGCTGGTATCAGGTACGGATTGCCGGGCGGGACGTCAGCACGTCCGGGTTAACGGCGCAGTTACATGAGACTCTGCCTGATGGCGCTGTAATTCATATTGTTCCCAGAGTCGCCGGGGCCAAGTCAGGTGGCGTATTCCAGATTGTCCTGGGGGCTGCCGCCATTGCCGGATCATTCTTTACCGCCGGAGCCACCCTTGCAGCATGGGGGGCAGCCATTGGGGCCGGTGGTATGACCGGCATCCTGTTTTCTCTCGGTGCCAGTATGGTGCTCGGTGGTGTGGCGCAGATGCTGGCACCGAAAGCCAGAACTCCCCGTATACAGACAACGGATAACGGTAAGCAGAACACCTATTTCTCCTCACTGGATAACATGGTTGCCCAGGGCAATGTTCTGCCTGTTCTGTACGGGGAAATGCGCGTGGGGTCACGCGTGGTTTCTCAGGAGATCAGCACGGCAGACGAAGGGGACGGTGGTCAGGTTGTGGTGATTGGTCGCTGA